A region from the Palaemon carinicauda isolate YSFRI2023 chromosome 16, ASM3689809v2, whole genome shotgun sequence genome encodes:
- the LOC137655222 gene encoding uncharacterized protein, with amino-acid sequence MLHIISDQAPLPPKLGQGGPGKSADGSAAVCYAGGFRGRGSSGGRGRGLGGRASRGYGSRGGLGGGKGGSFGGGKGGSFGGGKGGSFRGGRGGSFGGGKGGSFGGGKGGSFRGGKGGSSGRGRGGSHGGGRRGSSGRGKGGSFRGGSFGGGKGSSFGGGHGVGGEDDDDEYCKFRRDSNNVLETRTSVLKFLLIALGAALVAVCHADGGHHGGALGGHFGGNFGSGFGGSHGSHGGLGGFGGSHGSHGGLGGFNSGHGGFGGFNGGQGGFGTGFHGGHGRNFGNSFGGGRFGGNSFGRFNGNSFRRGSFGGGGYGK; translated from the exons CAGTCTGCTATGCAGGAGGATTTAGAGGCAGAGGTTCTTCAGGAGGTCGCGGAAGAGGTCTTGGAGGACGCGCTTCTCGTGGATACGGATCCCGAGGAGGCCTTGGAGGAGGTAAAGGTGGATCCTTTGGCGGTGGAAAAGGGGGATCCTTTGGAGGCGGCAAGGGAGGATCCTTCAGAGGTGGTAGAGGTGGATCCTTTGGTGGTGGTAAAGGTGGATCATTTGGAGGCGGCAAGGGAGGGTCCTTCAGAGGTGGTAAAGGTGGATCCTCCGGAAGAGGTAGAGGTGGATCCcatggaggaggaagaagaggatcctCTGGTAGAGGTAAAGGTGGATCCTTCAGAGGTGGATCATTTGGAGGAGGAAAAGGTTCATCTTTTGGAGGTGGCCACG gcgtaggaggagaggatgatgatgatgaatactgcaAGTTTAGAAGAGATTCAAATAATGTTTTAGAGACACGCACCTCTGTCTTA AAATTCCTGTTGATTGCTTTGGGCGCTGCACTGGTGGCAGTCTGCCATGCTGATGGAGGCCATCACGGAGGAGCACTTGGAGGTCATTTTGGAGGAAACTTTGGAAGTGGCTTTGGTGGAAGCCACGGAAGCCATGGAGGCTTAGGTGGCTTTGGTGGAAGCCACGGAAGCCATGGAGGCTTAGGTGGCTTTAATAGTGGTCATGGAGGTTTCGGGGGCTTTAATGGAGGTCAAGGAGGCTTTGGAACAGGTTTCCATGGCGGCCATGGAAGGAACTTTGGTAACAGCTTCGGAGGTGGACGTTTTGGAGGCAATTCCTTTGGACGATTCAATGGTAACTCCTTCCGCCGCGGCTCCTTTGGAGGTGGTGGTTATGGAAAATAA
- the LOC137655010 gene encoding uncharacterized protein — MRFSVLIVGITPFAMLSGTTAMDDRTSTGKRTDYSTGIYGDFLRDSSSSHSPSDGDEGLKTFSRSLDEDFFRGDPSAHDIKRAGGAFGRFFGSFDGGALPFVNREFGSSFNKGVGSIEGSDSDEQEAGSFGSSNSFGAGRGSFGSSNSFGAGRGSFGSSNSFGSGTGSFGSSNSFGAGTGSFGSSNSFSAGTGSFGNSNSFGAGTGSFDKGSGSFGGSNLFEHETGSFGSSNSFKRGVDSLGKPNFSKRGKGSFTDSFEDSSEFFGSSRGSKDYDVRESDEEEESFKGDYSDRRKSGSFSGGSFRRGSFGRDLYNEDKVKGEIYGDRKRDSFTHGDHSGSSFGSETQEYDEDDEKMDVSDVYSKTKNIYGDRKRTPFSNGGYFQSSSGSSNFNKNTDGSLADDRAPRSSLGRNNGSSFAHFYVGRLGDKTPSLT, encoded by the exons ATG AGGTTCTCTGTGCTGATCGTTGGAATTACTCCCTTTGCCATGCTTTCTGGAACAACGGCTATGGACGATAGAACCTCCACTGGAAAACGCACTGACTATAGCACAGGGATATATGGGGATTTCCTTAGGGACTCCTCTAGCAGTCATTCACCCAGTGATGGAGATGAAGGATTGAAAACATTCTCAAGAAGTCTCGATGAGGATTTTTTCAGAGGTGATCCTTCTGCACATGATATTAAAAGAGCTGGAGGAGCCTTTGGAAGGTTTTTTGGCTCGTTCGATGGTGGAGCTTTGCCTTTTGTTAACAGAGAATTTGGAAGTTCTTTCAATAAGGGCGTTGGATCAATTGAAGGTTCAGACTCAGATGAACAGGAAGCTGGATCATTTGGGAGCTCAAACTCATTCGGTGCTGGAAGAGGATCATTTGGGAGCTCGAACTCATTCGGTGCTGGAAGAGGATCTTTTGGGAGCTCGAACTCATTCGGTTCTGGAACAGGATCATTTGGGAGCTCAAACTCATTCGGTGCTGGAACAGGATCATTTGGGAGCTCTAACTCGTTCAGTGCTGGAACAGGATCATTTGGGAACTCAAACTCATTCGGTGCTGGAACAGGATCATTTGACAAAGGGAGCGGATCATTTGGAGGTTCAAACCTATTTGAACACGAAACAGGATCGTTTGGGTCATCAAACTCTTTTAAAAGAGGAGTAGATTCACTAGGAAAGCCCAATTTCTCTAAACGGGGAAAAGGATCATTCACAGACTCATTTGAAGATAGTAGTGAGTTCTTTGGAAGTTCAAGAGGCAGCAAAGACTATGATGTGAGGGAGAGTGACGAAGAGGAAGAGTCTTTCAAAGGAGACTATTCAGACAGGAGAAAGAGTGGATCATTTTCTGGAGGAAGTTTTCGTCGGGGTTCATTTGGAAGAGACCTTTACAACGAGGACAAAGTCAAAGGCGAGATTTATGGCGATAGGAAGCGTGATTCCTTCACACATGGAGATCACTCTGGAAGTTCCTTCGGAAGTGAAACCCAGGAATACGATGAGGATGATGAGAAAATGGACGTAAGTGATGTATATAGTAAGACAAAAAATATCTATGGCGATAGAAAACGTACCCCTTTTTCTAATGGAGGCTATTTTCAAAGTTCCTCTGGAAGCAGCAATTTCAACAAAAACACTGACGGCTCTCTTGCAGATGATAGAGCACCTAGAAGTTCCTTAGGCAGAAATAATGGATCATCATTTGCTCATTTCTACGTTGGAAGATTAGGAGATAAAACACCAAGTTTAACGTAA